The DNA region TTACGGTAACAAAGCGCGGGTAATAATGGGCATTCTTTAACTTAATTCAGGTCGAGGTAGGCGAGTTTGCGTGTGTTCATTGTTAGGACTGACATAACTACACTGTTCACGTTGAGAGAATTATCGGCCGATTCCGGCTTGTTATTGTCACGATAACGAGTAAATTGACTTGAGATTGTGATTTTTAATGATATGACGATAACTGACTAGACAAAGCAAATCTCTTAAGATAAGCGTTGTTTTCTTGTTACGCATTTATTGTTATCTGTGTTTAAATCTGCCTTGCTAACAACAtatgcagtaatcgcagttgaaaaggcatgcaattgtttatcttgttctctttgaataagttctttatttaaacgatgTTTTTCATGCAAGTACTGCACGTACGATAAGCAGGGCAGAAATGTAGACTATAGGAACTTCGAAAATAATAATCGGGCTGTGTAAATAAAATTCACCAATCCGTTATCACCCTGTAAACTATTGTCACTCATATTAGATGTTAAGTACTAAAGTGATCAACAGAATTTTGGCACCTTTAATCTTGTCTTGAAGAACATATCATACACACATTTAATTTTCgtaaacagattttttttttacaaaatgagTCACATCACGGCATTAAGCAGGTGCTACCGCCTATAGGCACGCTCCCTTGTGCGTTATAACGTCTGCAAAAGAGCACTCCCTATTCATTGTGTATGAGAGGTATCTCACGGTATttacaagccgataataatcgtttgtcgctttccgacgtattggtatgatggaaaggtaCAAACGAtcattatcggcttgttaaatttagtaaacgtttatgaataagggggtaaacaTTTAGCACTTTTACAAGTACAATGTATTATAGTTTAACTATGTTGTTGTTTACAGTGGCGGCACCGGCGAAGGTGTACCGGGAGCGCCGGGCGCAGCCGAGCTGGCAGCGGCGCTGCGAAGGCTCACACCACAAGAGATCAACTCTCGACGTGCTTCTTTGGCTGCCTCACACGTGCTAAGGCATCGACGTAGCACAGGTATGGTGTTACAATGTTTTTTTCTATAGCAGAAATAAAGAGGTGTTCTATAAGTGATCTGTTTCCGAACATCAAGTGCTTATGACGACAATTTGAAGTGTTGTCTTTTGCGTAGGTTGTTTTATTGCTCATAGTTTTCTAAAGCATTTATTATTACTGAAAACTTGTCATTCGGCTCAGATGTGGGCGGCATGGGACCAATCCTTATCGTCTGATATTAGGTTTATTATAATAATCTAAAGACTACTGCTGGATATATTACTACGGAAAAGTAGTGAATGTCTTTTAACCATCATCCGTTAATATTTGATGATTTATACTTGTATTTTATTCGCAGAGCGTGACCTAAGCGAAGAAAGCGCAGTATGGGGTGCAGGCGCGGCGGGTGGTTTGGCCCGTTTCCGCGCTCCACACAAGCTGCAGATCGTCAAGCCTATGGAGGGCTCGCTCACCTTACACACGTGGGCGCAGCTCGCCAAGCCGACCATGTCAGGTAAACCCCCAATCATTTACTCTGACTGTATAACTTGAGTGAGGAAAGTACAGTATGCGGttcagaataactaatagttgCTGCCCCATGAACaccttaagcctttataaggcggagggaatatatttcccacctgattttgaactttatttcaaagtgattaagttcaattttgcataattcctgacaccctcAATACCCtcatgccttataaagggttaaagatATAATTGGGGATAATGAATGGAGCAATAATTTTCTTTTAACAATTTCGGAgttagtcccatagtaaaagttttaATGGATAAATATGTGCTTTCTCGCTAGTGTGTCCGTTTGAATCCCACCGCCATCAGCTTGGTAGGTTAACTTGTTTACGCTTGCTCCCTCGTGTATGTGTTGTtacacttagggccacttgcaccatcccactaacccggggttaatccgTTAAAACgctaatccagtgtcaaattgtactggtaaccatggtaacatcagatttaaccggttagctccgggttagtaggatggtacaagtggcgcttaggccctttgcaccattcactaacccggggttaatcagTTAAACGTGGaattgccatggttaccagtacaatttgacactgggtttacCCAGTAAACCGTCACCGGTTGAACCGTttggtttaactggttaaccccgggttagtgggatggtgcaagtggcgcttacatGTATTTTTTACAGGGTTACTAGAGGAGCAGGAGGGTGTCGGAGTGCGCGGCTCCCGCTCAGCGCAGGCCCTAGGGCTGCGGCTGTACCGGCTGTCCGACGTGGAGGAGGACGACGACATGCCGCGCCTGCCGCACTCCAGCCATGTCTACACCTTTACCAACAGGTAACCTCACTTAcagcacaaaataaataatagtactagggtACAGAAGTttcattctctaacaaaacgcgtctgttacgattaatgTGCGCAGTGGAAGCGTTCTGGGCCCATAacctattattaataaaatacgtgcATGTTAACCGAAGACTATTTATTGTGTGACAGAACGGCATGACAGCGATTCATATCAAAACATATTTGGAACACCACAGTTCCATATTTAAATCAGTACTGTAGATGGCGCTGCTGGATATCATAAAACTACAAATAAGACAGAATCTGTCCCTGTCCATCTCCATATctgatatgaccgctaggtggcgacagcgccacgcgcggcttatggctagccaccaaaattgtgggacggatgtacttgtacctgttgcaaagcgacgaaatcgcggagtgagccacgcttgcTTACGGATACTCTCGTCGTTTACAGCagggtacaaacagcaacatttTACTGTCATCGGTGGACcctatgccttttgtaataaggtttacgtatggtcagttaacagtgtgggcgatgagGTACACACAACAATCCACAAACCTCTTTTGATGAAACAGGGCTACGAAGCTTTACATACTGTCTTGACGGTTAGGAAATTTCTTTCTTCTTTcagacgtcaattgccgtctgtggcgttcaaaaggttaattataaaatttccaTTTTTCCCAGCACGGTGATGCACCCGAACGACGGCAGCCTGGTGAGCAGCACGCGCGGCAGCAGCGTCAGCTCGGGCATGAGCAGCCTGAGCTCGTCCGTGCTCGGCAGCGCGTGGAGCTCGCGGCTCACGTCGCGGCGCTCGTCCGCCGCCGTGTCGCCGGTGCTGTCGCGGCGCGAGTCCTTCTGCGAGCGGGTCGTCGAGCGACATTTTACGCCTACAGCCACGCCCGCTAATAGCCCGCTGCTCGGCTCGCCGGATTCTTCGCCGCCTGCTACGCCCAGGCCCGGTCAgtatttttaatacataatCAGTGGCGCCACCGCCATTAATATTTGCCGATTCGAAAATTGACGTACCGTAGGGACGTCgctaaataatacaatgatagGTTTTATTATTGTAAGTTGAAACAGAAACGATTATTGACGTGATAatgtcttataaatcgatgaacaccggtagcatgcaggATAAACGTCACATAGTGTCACGTTGTAGACAGATCTCCGTGGTAAcattgtggacagatctccatggtaatgtAATGGTATGTtatcttatgacgttatcacgcaaaattatcgtccgttaACCAATTTTGCAGACAACTATTATCTTTAGTAAGGAAAGGATTCCGTGAATATGTTGGATAACGGACAAAATGTCACACTCGACGTATCTTTCGGATTTTTTTAACGTTTAGAGTTTACACTAACGTTCGTGTtaatgatgtataaataactgAAGATGATCTTTGAATTTCCCAGGCGACGCTCCCCCCTCGCTGCACGCGTTGATCGCGTCGGGCACGTCGATCCTGCGGCGGCGCTACCTGGCGTCGCCCGCCGCCGACGGGTCGCCCGCGCCGCTCGCGCTGCAGACCCCCGGCTCGCTGTACACGGGGCTGGTGCACCGCAGCCCCATGGAGCAGCTCACCTGCCTCAAGCGCACGCTGCGCTcgcccgccgcgcccgagcGGCAGGAGTCCGTGCTGGGCGTGCCCGCGCACCCCGGCGAGGGCGCCCTGGACGCGGCCGGCGCGAGCGCTGCGGCGCCCGGCAGAAGAACGCGCCCTCGAGCCCCCCGGCCGCGCACGGACCTGGGCACGGTGGCCGCGCCCCCGGCGCCCAAGCCGCCGCCGCTGGAGAGAAACTCCTCCCCGCTCGGCACGCTCAGCACGCTCCTGTTCGGCAGGAAAGGCGGCCTTCTATAATTCGCGCCGTGATCGCGTTTTGTTCCTTCGGTCCGTAGGCCTGCGGGACCCGGATGTGCGGAATATCGAACGAGATTGTAATCGAGTTTAATTGTCAGATTGTTTCTACGAAATCTTAACTCTAACGATTATGATAGGGTCGTCTGCGCTTTTGTTTCGTATCGCTCCGATAGCGACCGTGCTCTTTTTTAGCTgatttattttgaataatttgTGAACGTAACGTTCGCCTTGATAGATAATGTTTTACGTTTTGATATCCTATTATGTTATTTGTGTATAGTCGTTTTACCTTTGACGTGTATTTTTTGTAGCGAATTATTTAACTGTAGTGAGCAGCTTTGtgcatttataaaatgttttttttttgggattcGAACTTGAgatctttttttttgtagtcTGAATTGAGTTTGATTAATGGCATTTTTCTGTCTCTGTTCCCCTCTCTATAAAACATTCCTTTAAAACAGCTCAAGTGTTTATTACGCTTTGTGTTAAAAAGAGAGAAATGTCATGAGGACCAGGCGTGCACTTAAATAATTTCATTGATAAAAGAACGAATCATAAATGTACACAGTTAAAGGTTAATATAGTGCAGCTATTTAGAGAGTCAAACATATGCTATTTATTCCCCTAGTTACCGAGAAATGTAAAACAGCCGAGCAACGTCAACTAGTTTAACTGTGTTAATAGGTACACTATAatcagagttgggcaaaatgtaatcgattgacgattaacgattaaaattaaccgacttaatcgcgagcaacgattaaaagtgacgattaattaattttagtcgaaaagctccgactaatattgtcacgattaaattaatcgtcgactaattaccggcgattaatttttttaatcgatgaattagttcgattaattttctctcgattaattttagcaatacatatggtctttttaaccgacttaaaaaaaaggacgaggtgcctaattcgtctgaaacatttataaataatataagtaacagacgaatttttatgtatgttcacttggagactattaatttcgaccgtcttcgaTAGGATAGTATCCGTTcgatgtaagtagtaagtaattactgcattgacaagttgaaaccttatagaaaacaactgagaagtaatgtgtttgctctttcatacacatacgtcgttctctttctaatttttatacctgcgctacaagccctaaacccttacctagagatgccgcgctaagttatccgcattattatagtaaccaatgtaaccatcttatactattgaag from Cydia fagiglandana chromosome 6, ilCydFagi1.1, whole genome shotgun sequence includes:
- the LOC134665076 gene encoding trafficking kinesin-binding protein milt isoform X3 → MTKTYNDIEAVTRLLEEKEKDLELTARIGKELLATNGVLEARVNSLEGELRSARDHITQLRHDLTAKTDLLQILTNDTEEGSTPSEQEAAQEAALRKRTGALERENRALRDEAARLAAGADQCELAERQLLRDIAQQLASANSEAGVLGSELAEERQRAAELQQQYDSVNARLAATEKNLQQITAEHQQTLRILDITRDNQNALAAELADTKERYMEVAAHLAEAQEQLRQLRKRTEPTRGLMPSVAAAAGLLPASLHREMHSSIYSELSMDSGIGIGSDPMQQSSMAKVFETVQCASRWSGASIAGSDQPDAPLPRSSYLLPKPKLSSDSFFEDSDTDSDELYPGGTGEGVPGAPGAAELAAALRRLTPQEINSRRASLAASHVLRHRRSTERDLSEESAVWGAGAAGGLARFRAPHKLQIVKPMEGSLTLHTWAQLAKPTMSGLLEEQEGVGVRGSRSAQALGLRLYRLSDVEEDDDMPRLPHSSHVYTFTNSTVMHPNDGSLVSSTRGSSVSSGMSSLSSSVLGSAWSSRLTSRRSSAAVSPVLSRRESFCERVVERHFTPTATPANSPLLGSPDSSPPATPRPGDAPPSLHALIASGTSILRRRYLASPAADGSPAPLALQTPGSLYTGLVHRSPMEQLTCLKRTLRSPAAPERQESVLGVPAHPGEGALDAAGASAAAPGRRTRPRAPRPRTDLGTVAAPPAPKPPPLERNSSPLGTLSTLLFGRKGGLL
- the LOC134665076 gene encoding trafficking kinesin-binding protein milt isoform X2, with the translated sequence MYTPRADLDNPVLCSNRVSQMTKTYNDIEAVTRLLEEKEKDLELTARIGKELLATNGVLEARVNSLEGELRSARDHITQLRHDLTAKTDLLQILTNDTEEGSTPSEQEAAQEAALRKRTGALERENRALRDEAARLAAGADQCELAERQLLRDIAQQLASANSEAGVLGSELAEERQRAAELQQQYDSVNARLAATEKNLQQITAEHQQTLRILDITRDNQNALAAELADTKERYMEVAAHLAEAQEQLRQLRKRTEPTRGLMPSVAAAAGLLPASLHREMHSSIYSELSMDSGIGIGSDPMQQSSMAKVFETVQCASRWSGASIAGSDQPDAPLPRSSYLLPKPKLSSDSFFEDSDTDSDELYPGGTGEGVPGAPGAAELAAALRRLTPQEINSRRASLAASHVLRHRRSTERDLSEESAVWGAGAAGGLARFRAPHKLQIVKPMEGSLTLHTWAQLAKPTMSGLLEEQEGVGVRGSRSAQALGLRLYRLSDVEEDDDMPRLPHSSHVYTFTNSTVMHPNDGSLVSSTRGSSVSSGMSSLSSSVLGSAWSSRLTSRRSSAAVSPVLSRRESFCERVVERHFTPTATPANSPLLGSPDSSPPATPRPGDAPPSLHALIASGTSILRRRYLASPAADGSPAPLALQTPGSLYTGLVHRSPMEQLTCLKRTLRSPAAPERQESVLGVPAHPGEGALDAAGASAAAPGRRTRPRAPRPRTDLGTVAAPPAPKPPPLERNSSPLGTLSTLLFGRKGGLL